A section of the Pedobacter sp. HDW13 genome encodes:
- a CDS encoding type IX secretion system membrane protein PorP/SprF: MKAIIKNIKQISRVTFLFAAGLSFINQVKAQLLPLNAQYFQNRYLVNPSMAGINEGFNINGSFRKQWSNIPGAPLTQSVTLDQKVNKVGWGVNFYNEKSGGIQRTKAVGTFAYHLPLNSEDQKLNFGISFGASQDRLDLSSIRNSDINDPSIARFNDRGYYLDGDFGVSYTSKNLTIEGAVPNMRSVFRKDDLNFADKPTFYSAVSYKFNLGSGMDAVSLEPKGVFRGIKNYQNLWDAGLNANFANDKLYLMAMYHNTQNATVGLGMNYKSTLYLMAYYNTATSAISGYTGGDFEVNVRVNIGKKP, translated from the coding sequence ATGAAAGCAATCATCAAAAACATAAAGCAAATAAGTCGCGTAACGTTTCTATTTGCAGCAGGCCTTTCCTTTATCAATCAGGTAAAAGCACAGCTCCTGCCCTTAAATGCCCAGTATTTCCAAAACCGCTATCTGGTTAACCCCTCTATGGCCGGTATTAACGAAGGCTTTAACATTAACGGCAGTTTCCGCAAACAATGGTCAAACATTCCGGGGGCACCGCTTACCCAAAGTGTTACCCTCGATCAGAAGGTAAATAAAGTGGGCTGGGGAGTAAATTTCTACAACGAAAAGTCGGGCGGTATACAGCGTACCAAAGCTGTTGGAACCTTTGCTTACCATTTGCCCTTAAACAGCGAAGATCAGAAACTAAATTTTGGTATTTCGTTTGGCGCCAGTCAGGACAGGCTCGATTTAAGCAGCATCAGAAACAGCGATATCAACGATCCATCCATTGCCCGCTTTAACGACAGGGGTTACTATCTCGATGGCGATTTCGGTGTATCGTATACTTCGAAAAACTTAACCATCGAAGGTGCCGTACCCAATATGCGTTCCGTGTTCCGTAAAGATGATTTAAACTTTGCCGATAAACCCACCTTTTACTCGGCGGTGAGTTATAAATTTAACCTCGGCTCAGGTATGGATGCCGTTAGTTTAGAACCCAAAGGCGTATTCAGAGGCATTAAAAACTACCAGAATTTATGGGATGCCGGCTTAAACGCCAACTTTGCCAACGATAAACTCTATTTAATGGCCATGTACCACAATACGCAAAATGCTACGGTTGGTTTAGGTATGAATTACAAATCGACCTTGTACCTTATGGCTTATTACAATACAGCAACATCAGCCATCAGTGGTTATACCGGTGGCGATTTTGAAGTGAATGTCCGTGTAAACATCGGCAAGAAACCATAG